One stretch of Cervus canadensis isolate Bull #8, Minnesota chromosome 5, ASM1932006v1, whole genome shotgun sequence DNA includes these proteins:
- the PCBP1 gene encoding poly(rC)-binding protein 1 → MDAGVTESGLNVTLTIRLLMHGKEVGSIIGKKGESVKRIREESGARINISEGNCPERIITLTGPTNAIFKAFAMIIDKLEEDINSSMTNSTAASRPPVTLRLVVPATQCGSLIGKGGCKIKEIRESTGAQVQVAGDMLPNSTERAITIAGVPQSVTECVKQICLVMLETLSQSPQGRVMTIPYQPMPASSPVICAGGQDRCSDAAGYPHATHDLEGPPLDAYSIQGQHTISPLDLAKLNQVARQQSHFAMMHGGTGFAGIDSSSPEVKGYWASLDASTQTTHELTIPNNLIGCIIGRQGANINEIRQMSGAQIKIANPVEGSSGRQVTITGSAASISLAQYLINARLSSEKGMGCS, encoded by the coding sequence ATGGATGCCGGTGTGACTGAAAGTGGACTAAATGTGACTCTCACCATTCGGCTGCTTATGCACGGAAAGGAAGTAGGAAGCATCATTGGGAAGAAAGGGGAGTCGGTTAAGAGGATCCGCGAGGAGAGTGGCGCGCGGATCAACATCTCGGAGGGGAATTGCCCGGAGAGAATCATCACTCTGACCGGCCCCACCAATGCCATCTTTAAGGCCTTCGCTATGATCATCGACAAGCTGGAAGAAGATATCAACAGCTCCATGACCAACAGCACGGCGGCCAGCAGGCCCCCGGTCACCCTGAGGCTGGTGGTGCCGGCCACCCAGTGCGGCTCCCTGATTGGGAAAGGCGGGTGTAAGATCAAAGAGATCCGCGAGAGTACCGGGGCCCAAGTCCAGGTGGCGGGGGATATGCTGCCCAACTCCACCGAGCGGGCCATCACCATTGCTGGCGTGCCGCAGTCTGTCACCGAGTGTGTCAAGCAGATCTGCCTGGTCATGCTGGAGACGCTCTCCCAGTCTCCGCAAGGGAGAGTCATGACCATTCCGTACCAGCCCATGCCGGCCAGCTCTCCAGTCATCTGCGCGGGCGGCCAAGATCGGTGCAGCGACGCTGCGGGGTACCCCCATGCCACCCATGACCTGGAGGGACCACCTCTAGATGCCTACTCGATTCAAGGACAACACACCATTTCTCCGCTCGATCTGGCCAAGCTGAACCAGGTGGCAAGACAACAGTCTCACTTTGCCATGATGCACGGCGGGACCGGATTCGCCGGAATTGACTCCAGCTCTCCAGAGGTGAAAGGCTATTGGGCAAGTTTGGATGCATCTACTCAAACCACCCATGAACTCACCATTCCAAATAACTTAATTGGCTGCATAATCGGGCGCCAAGGCGCCAACATTAATGAGATCCGCCAGATGTCCGGGGCCCAGATCAAAATTGCCAACCCAGTGGAAGGCTCTTCTGGTAGGCAGGTTACTATCACTGGTTCTGCTGCCAGTATTAGTCTGGCCCAATATCTAATCAATGCCAGGCTTTCTTCTGAGAAGGGCATGGGGTGCAGCTAG